Proteins from a single region of Hermetia illucens chromosome 3, iHerIll2.2.curated.20191125, whole genome shotgun sequence:
- the LOC119652059 gene encoding uncharacterized protein LOC119652059, with the protein MDRLVKRFSEINEIPSEQPLTRDEQAPMEWYQQTTRRDESGRYIVRLPFKQNADRGKTVCNSQQKAYIRFSQLEKQLNNDDDLRNQYVAFMEEYLELGHMVEVPVADKFAKQTYYLPHHAVGKDDSTTTKLRVVFNASQATPTGKSLNDILLVAPNIQNSITRVLMRWRTHRYVIAADIEKMYRQISMHPQDQDYQRILWRSHPSEPIKHFKLTTVTYGTASAPYLAMRT; encoded by the coding sequence ATGGATAGGCTAGTTAAGAGGttttcggaaatcaacgagatacCGAGCGAACAGCCGTTAACAAGGGACGAGCAGGCACCTATGGAATGGTATCAGCAGACGACCAGGAGGGACGAGTCTGGCAGATACATTGTTCGGCTCCCGTTTAAGCAAAATGCGGACCGCGGAAAAACCGTGTGCAACTCGCAGCAAAAGGCGTATATTCGATTCTCGCAATTGGAAAAGCAATTGAACAACGACGATGACTTAAGGAACCAATATGTAGCATTCATGGAGGAATACCTTGAGCTAGGCCACATGGTGGAAGTGCCAGTCGCAGATAAGTTTGCAAAACAGACATATTACTTGCCTCACCATGCCGTAGGCAAGGATGACAGTACCACCACGAAGCTTCGAGTCGTTTTCAATGCGTCTCAAGCAACACCGACAGGCAAGTCACTTAACGATATCTTGCTCGTCGCTCCCAACATACAGAATAGCATCACTCGTGTATTGATGAGATGGAGAACGCATCGATACGTGATAGCAGCTGACATCGAGAAGATGTACCGACAGATAAGTATGCATCCTCAGGATCAGGACTATCAACGAATCCTGTGGCGAAGTCATCCATCCGAACCGATTAAACATTTTAAGTTAACAACAGTTACATATGGCACGGCCAGCGCCCCGTACTTAGCGATGCGCACTTAG